The following coding sequences are from one Deltaproteobacteria bacterium window:
- a CDS encoding PBP1A family penicillin-binding protein, which translates to MPSKAQAKKPKRLWLRRIAAGVGLFVVATCGVAGWIVYREISANLPPVDKLLRYQLPVATRVYAADGTLLGEFYTEKRYLVPIAKIPDVVRQAFIAAEDSSFYRHKGVDVLGIARAAMANFTAGTVVQGGSTITQQVVKSLLLSPEKSYERKLKEILLSLRLERQLTKDEILYLYLNLIYLGNGAYGVGAAAQEYFGKDVADLDLAEAALLAGLPQAPSRYSPVRHWDRAKYRQRYVLERMAREKIVTWEQSEQALQEEIQLTRHDASAPTYVAAPYFVEHVRRFLEERYGGTAPYQAGLNVYTTVDLRLQRAAEEALRSHLDAIDMGRTRARPLRRLTAGEADRFIKAAKAARDPNEPEPGRAYQALVLSIDKSGVRVQVNRLTGLLVATKDHPLPTGLAKYDLIAVRRHVTKTGGGLELEMDGDPQLEGALVSIDLTNGQVKALVGGYDYERSQFNRVMQAQRQPGSSFKPFVYSAAMDRGWTPASIIVDEPIVLAGGGRAWMPQNYDEKFIGPTTLRNALAHSRNVVTVKLAQSMGLNYLINYLPRFGFARPFAKNLSISLGTAEVTLFELARAYTAFGTGGRRLDPIFVTKITDPHGRVLEEFQAPSDPVIAPETAYLVTSMLESVIERGTGKRVAPLGRPVAGKTGTTNDMHDAWFVGYTPELLTGVWVGYDSERSLGKEQTGGRVAAPIFLNFMEAALGDAPVSDFAIPEGVTLVSVNGNLECFKKGTEPGARQLAANQDQDELDRAVARLRGREPVELDGERDLAPSDDELDREEPTWAPQDQEEDLGPAAADEDLRQIDTRPAPRAEDYLEDGRVRRAREDGDGAYRGMSDHPARRPISEPADDYRVNAPPPPPRGRKIIEEPLTN; encoded by the coding sequence ATGCCGAGTAAAGCGCAGGCGAAGAAGCCCAAGCGGCTCTGGCTCAGGCGGATCGCGGCGGGAGTCGGGCTCTTCGTAGTGGCGACGTGCGGTGTTGCCGGCTGGATCGTCTACCGCGAGATCAGCGCCAACCTCCCCCCGGTCGACAAGCTGCTACGCTACCAGTTGCCCGTCGCGACGCGCGTGTACGCCGCCGACGGCACGCTCCTCGGCGAGTTCTACACCGAGAAGCGCTACCTGGTGCCGATCGCCAAGATCCCGGACGTCGTCCGCCAGGCCTTCATCGCCGCCGAGGACTCGAGCTTCTACCGACACAAAGGCGTCGACGTCCTCGGGATCGCCCGCGCCGCGATGGCGAACTTCACCGCCGGAACGGTCGTCCAGGGCGGCAGCACGATCACCCAACAGGTCGTGAAGTCGCTGCTGCTCTCCCCCGAGAAGAGCTACGAACGGAAGCTCAAAGAGATCCTGCTCTCGCTCCGGCTCGAGCGGCAGCTCACCAAGGACGAGATCCTCTATCTCTATTTGAACCTCATCTACCTCGGAAACGGCGCCTACGGCGTCGGCGCCGCGGCGCAGGAGTACTTCGGGAAAGACGTCGCCGACCTCGATCTCGCGGAGGCGGCGCTCCTCGCCGGACTGCCGCAGGCGCCGAGCCGCTACTCGCCGGTACGACACTGGGACCGCGCGAAGTACCGGCAGCGGTACGTGCTGGAGCGCATGGCGCGCGAGAAGATCGTAACCTGGGAGCAGAGCGAGCAGGCGCTCCAGGAGGAGATCCAGCTGACGCGCCACGACGCGAGCGCGCCGACCTACGTCGCGGCGCCCTACTTCGTCGAGCACGTCCGGCGCTTCCTCGAGGAGCGCTACGGCGGCACCGCCCCGTACCAGGCCGGCTTGAACGTCTACACGACGGTCGATCTGCGGCTTCAACGCGCGGCCGAGGAAGCGCTCCGGAGCCATCTCGACGCGATCGACATGGGCCGTACCCGCGCCCGCCCGCTCCGCCGCCTGACGGCCGGGGAGGCCGACCGCTTCATCAAGGCGGCCAAGGCGGCGCGCGATCCCAACGAGCCCGAACCCGGACGTGCCTACCAGGCGCTCGTGCTGTCGATCGACAAGTCGGGCGTGCGGGTCCAGGTCAACCGCCTCACCGGGCTCCTGGTCGCGACCAAGGATCATCCGCTGCCGACCGGCCTCGCGAAATACGATCTGATCGCGGTTCGGCGCCACGTCACGAAGACGGGCGGCGGGCTCGAGCTCGAGATGGACGGCGACCCGCAGCTCGAAGGCGCGCTCGTCTCGATCGACCTCACCAACGGGCAGGTGAAGGCGCTCGTCGGCGGCTACGACTACGAGCGCAGCCAGTTCAACCGCGTGATGCAGGCCCAGCGTCAACCCGGCTCGTCGTTCAAGCCGTTCGTCTACTCGGCGGCGATGGATCGCGGCTGGACGCCGGCGTCGATCATCGTCGACGAGCCGATCGTGCTCGCGGGGGGCGGGCGGGCCTGGATGCCGCAGAACTACGACGAGAAGTTCATCGGACCGACGACGCTCCGGAACGCCCTCGCCCACTCGCGGAACGTCGTCACCGTGAAGCTCGCCCAGAGCATGGGGCTCAACTACCTGATCAACTACCTGCCGCGCTTCGGCTTCGCGCGTCCCTTCGCGAAGAACCTGTCGATCTCGCTCGGCACGGCCGAGGTGACGCTTTTCGAGCTGGCCCGCGCCTACACCGCATTCGGCACCGGCGGCCGCCGCCTCGACCCCATCTTCGTCACCAAGATCACCGATCCGCACGGCAGGGTGCTGGAGGAGTTCCAGGCGCCATCCGATCCGGTGATCGCTCCCGAGACCGCGTATCTCGTCACGAGCATGCTCGAGAGCGTCATCGAGCGCGGTACCGGGAAGCGGGTCGCGCCGCTCGGCCGTCCGGTCGCCGGCAAGACCGGCACGACCAACGACATGCACGACGCCTGGTTCGTCGGCTACACGCCGGAGCTCTTGACCGGCGTGTGGGTCGGTTACGACAGCGAGCGCAGCCTCGGCAAGGAGCAGACGGGTGGCCGCGTCGCCGCCCCGATCTTCCTCAACTTCATGGAGGCAGCGCTCGGCGACGCGCCGGTGAGCGACTTCGCGATTCCCGAGGGCGTCACGCTCGTCAGCGTCAACGGCAACCTCGAGTGCTTCAAGAAGGGCACCGAGCCGGGCGCGCGGCAGCTCGCGGCGAACCAGGACCAGGACGAGCTCGACCGCGCCGTCGCGCGTCTGCGCGGCCGCGAGCCCGTCGAGCTCGACGGCGAGCGCGACCTCGCGCCGAGCGACGACGAACTCGACCGCGAGGAGCCGACGTGGGCACCGCAGGACCAGGAGGAGGATCTCGGCCCCGCGGCGGCCGACGAGGATCTCCGGCAGATCGACACGCGTCCGGCACCGCGCGCGGAGGACTACCTCGAGGACGGTCGCGTCCGTCGCGCGCGCGAGGACGGCGACGGCGCGTATCGCGGCATGTCGGATCATCCGGCGCGCCGCCCGATCTCGGAGCCGGCCGACGACTATCGCGTGAACGCGCCGCCGCCGCCGCCGCGCGGTCGGAAGATCATCGAAGAGCCGCTCACCAACTGA